In Methanobacterium bryantii, the following proteins share a genomic window:
- a CDS encoding DUF460 domain-containing protein: protein MENSNLFLNSKSSQERQKWLIVGFDPGLTVGIAILDLSGNVVATKSCKEMARAEVIRYIIDHGKTVLIATDVYPVPKNVRKLASTLNSKIYSPSKTFTVSSKTELVDSYLNEISSDNYPANAHERDALAAAIKTYKHYQKKLQQIERRTEKLGLTPDEVDEVKSMVIRDRPITSAIGDVLKIPEGKDDLEVQIGEMENDLESIDEEKLRAIEEAAKKLKQKIKSQERQMAYLKKKNKLLKKDVRHYKKKTSRLEDKIEKLHYEYSKDILRKKEISSKVSIIKGLQEKYTQEKVLREKLEENLRSMKEIRVMELSEKAVPVKIIESFTREKIKEAMDYWTIKKGDVVLLSSSEGGGSQTASMLINMGIKAAIFVDKMSHPAEEEFEKNMVPVLDANKIDLEMIDEFAVIDKDVLDNEIENWKTRVENRRNKEEKRQLLKMIDEYRAQRRRPSSGD from the coding sequence ATTGAAAACTCGAACTTATTTTTAAATTCTAAATCATCACAGGAAAGACAAAAGTGGCTTATTGTAGGTTTTGATCCAGGATTAACCGTGGGAATAGCTATTTTAGATCTGTCTGGAAATGTGGTTGCAACCAAAAGCTGCAAGGAAATGGCAAGGGCTGAGGTGATAAGATACATCATAGACCATGGAAAAACTGTTTTAATTGCTACTGATGTTTATCCTGTCCCTAAAAATGTTAGAAAGCTTGCATCAACACTTAACTCTAAAATTTATTCGCCATCTAAAACATTCACCGTCAGCTCAAAGACGGAACTTGTAGACAGCTACCTTAATGAGATATCGTCTGATAACTACCCTGCAAATGCCCATGAAAGGGATGCCCTGGCTGCTGCAATTAAAACATACAAGCATTATCAAAAAAAGCTCCAGCAGATTGAAAGGCGTACTGAAAAATTGGGTTTAACCCCTGACGAAGTGGATGAAGTTAAAAGCATGGTCATCCGCGACCGCCCAATTACTTCTGCAATAGGCGATGTTTTAAAGATTCCTGAAGGTAAGGATGATCTGGAAGTTCAGATCGGGGAAATGGAAAATGATCTGGAGTCAATAGATGAAGAAAAGCTCAGGGCTATTGAAGAAGCTGCCAAAAAACTTAAACAAAAAATAAAGTCTCAAGAAAGACAGATGGCTTATTTAAAGAAGAAAAATAAGCTCCTTAAAAAGGATGTCAGGCACTACAAGAAGAAGACTTCCAGACTTGAAGATAAAATAGAAAAACTGCATTATGAATATTCAAAGGATATACTGCGTAAAAAAGAGATATCTTCCAAAGTATCTATTATAAAAGGGCTTCAGGAGAAGTATACTCAAGAAAAGGTGCTTAGAGAAAAACTTGAAGAGAACCTGCGCTCCATGAAAGAAATAAGGGTTATGGAGCTCTCTGAAAAGGCTGTCCCTGTCAAGATCATTGAATCGTTCACCCGTGAAAAAATCAAAGAGGCTATGGACTACTGGACCATTAAAAAGGGAGATGTGGTTCTTTTATCAAGCTCGGAAGGTGGGGGATCTCAAACCGCTTCAATGCTGATTAACATGGGTATAAAGGCGGCAATATTTGTGGATAAAATGTCGCACCCTGCAGAAGAAGAATTTGAAAAAAATATGGTACCGGTGCTGGATGCAAATAAGATTGATCTTGAGATGATTGACGAATTTGCAGTTATAGACAAGGATGTTTTAGATAATGAGATTGAAAACTGGAAGACCCGTGTGGAGAACAGGCGGAATAAAGAAGAGAAAAGGCAGCTCTTAAAAATGATTGATGAGTACCGGGCCCAAAGGAGAAGGCCTTCAAGTGGTGATTAA
- the wecB gene encoding non-hydrolyzing UDP-N-acetylglucosamine 2-epimerase: protein MKIAVIIGTRPEIIKMAPVIDEIEKRSIDYILIHTGQHYDHEMSDQFFIDLELKKPDFNIGVGSGSHGKQTATMMNGIEDVLVAEKPDIVLVQGDTNAVLAGALVASKLHIPVGHVEAGLRSYDKSMPEEINREIADVCSKLYFVPTEESAVNLLFEGISPKDIFITGNTIVDTCIRNLKIAQKSEEKPKFDFEGDILTLTMHRAENVDNRERLQNIIDALLELDDVTVVFPVHPRTVKTLKEFDMFDKLENADHIELIKPVGYLDFLLLMSKSKFIMTDSGGLQEEAITLNVPCMTLRYNTERPETVEAGGNILVGAEKDKITGTVKEILNNSDLYDKMSRAENPYGSGDSSKEILDAILDLYHQGELKITVPEDIMKNRTRKLIEIKEDILVQEFENNEDSIVKIVFEDGNARFPYENLNLNGKTALIDSFKED, encoded by the coding sequence ATGAAAATTGCAGTTATTATTGGGACAAGGCCGGAGATAATCAAAATGGCCCCGGTAATCGATGAAATAGAAAAACGAAGCATCGATTACATATTGATCCATACTGGACAGCACTACGACCATGAGATGTCTGACCAGTTTTTTATAGATTTAGAATTAAAAAAACCTGATTTTAATATAGGGGTAGGCTCTGGATCCCATGGGAAACAAACAGCGACCATGATGAATGGTATTGAAGATGTTTTAGTTGCAGAAAAACCGGATATAGTCCTTGTTCAGGGAGATACCAATGCAGTGCTTGCAGGGGCACTTGTGGCATCGAAGCTCCATATCCCTGTAGGGCATGTTGAAGCAGGTTTAAGGTCTTACGATAAATCCATGCCTGAAGAAATAAACAGGGAAATTGCAGATGTATGTTCCAAGCTTTATTTTGTACCAACTGAAGAATCAGCAGTTAACCTGCTTTTTGAGGGAATCAGCCCCAAAGATATTTTTATAACAGGAAACACCATTGTTGATACATGTATCAGAAACCTTAAAATAGCGCAAAAGTCAGAGGAAAAACCTAAATTTGATTTTGAGGGAGATATTCTCACCCTCACCATGCACAGGGCAGAGAACGTTGATAACAGAGAAAGGCTTCAAAATATCATAGATGCACTGCTTGAATTAGATGATGTAACAGTTGTCTTTCCAGTACATCCAAGAACAGTTAAAACCCTTAAAGAATTTGATATGTTTGATAAATTAGAAAATGCAGACCATATTGAACTTATAAAGCCTGTAGGTTATCTTGATTTTTTACTTCTCATGTCAAAGTCTAAATTTATCATGACTGATTCAGGGGGATTGCAGGAAGAGGCCATTACCTTAAACGTGCCGTGCATGACTTTAAGGTATAACACCGAACGTCCTGAAACAGTTGAAGCAGGGGGAAATATCCTTGTTGGGGCAGAAAAAGATAAAATAACAGGCACTGTTAAAGAAATTTTAAACAACAGTGATCTTTACGATAAAATGAGCAGGGCTGAAAATCCTTACGGTTCTGGTGACTCCTCAAAAGAAATTCTTGACGCAATACTGGATTTATACCATCAGGGTGAACTTAAAATAACGGTACCCGAAGATATAATGAAAAACAGAACCCGTAAACTGATTGAAATTAAAGAGGATATACTGGTACAGGAATTTGAAAATAATGAGGATTCAATAGTGAAAATAGTCTTTGAAGACGGTAATGCCAGATTTCCCTATGAAAATCTCAACTTAAATGGTAAGACTGCATTAATTGATAGTTTTAAAGAGGATTAA
- a CDS encoding nucleotide sugar dehydrogenase produces the protein MILENSKITVFGLGHIGLPTAALFANSGLQVTGVDINKRTIEYVNKGKTPIREPGLDELVKKAVESGKLTATDDGITASKDSRIKIVIVPTPVDEFKKSDLSAVESACRSISKALNKGDLVIIESTTPPKTCKNVVIPILEESGLKAGIDFGVAYTPERALPNNTIYEMTHNARVIGGINEKSADTAVSLYEHITKGKIIKVNDLITAEMVKLMENTYRDTNIALSNELAKVCEKLDIDAIEAIAAANHHPRVNIHTPGPGVGGHCLSIDPYFIVEIAEQEGIGSPLIKNARAINDGMPGHVAEIVVNTLNDAGKQIEGSKVGILGVAYKGNVADARETPAKPLIELLLEEGFDVYAHDPHTSDDLIEFFGARPVSMEEVLECDCVVLITDHDEYKSITPGMIKNKIFVCTRPVLNPDDFKREGVVFKGIGRL, from the coding sequence ATGATTCTCGAAAATTCAAAGATTACAGTTTTTGGTCTTGGCCATATTGGGCTTCCAACTGCGGCCCTTTTTGCAAACAGCGGTTTGCAGGTTACAGGAGTTGACATAAATAAAAGAACTATCGAGTATGTAAATAAAGGTAAAACTCCAATTAGGGAGCCCGGACTTGATGAACTAGTGAAAAAAGCAGTTGAAAGCGGTAAACTAACTGCGACTGATGATGGAATTACCGCTTCTAAAGATTCAAGGATCAAAATAGTAATTGTTCCAACACCTGTGGATGAATTTAAAAAATCAGATTTATCGGCTGTAGAATCCGCTTGTAGAAGCATTTCAAAAGCTTTAAATAAAGGGGATCTTGTTATAATAGAAAGTACTACACCTCCAAAAACCTGTAAAAACGTTGTAATTCCAATACTTGAAGAAAGTGGATTAAAAGCAGGGATAGACTTTGGAGTAGCATATACTCCTGAGAGAGCGCTTCCAAATAACACTATTTATGAGATGACTCATAATGCAAGGGTAATTGGTGGAATCAACGAAAAAAGCGCAGATACGGCTGTTTCCCTTTATGAACACATTACAAAGGGTAAAATAATAAAGGTCAATGATTTGATAACTGCAGAGATGGTCAAACTAATGGAAAATACATACAGGGATACTAATATCGCGCTGTCTAATGAACTTGCAAAGGTCTGTGAAAAACTCGACATTGATGCGATAGAAGCTATAGCTGCTGCGAACCATCACCCACGAGTCAATATTCATACTCCTGGTCCTGGTGTCGGTGGGCATTGTTTATCTATTGATCCATATTTCATTGTAGAGATAGCTGAACAAGAAGGGATAGGATCTCCTTTAATAAAGAATGCCCGGGCTATAAATGATGGAATGCCGGGACATGTTGCTGAAATTGTGGTTAACACGTTAAATGATGCCGGAAAACAGATTGAAGGCTCTAAAGTAGGTATATTGGGTGTTGCGTACAAGGGAAATGTAGCGGATGCTAGAGAAACACCAGCAAAACCATTGATTGAACTTCTGCTTGAGGAAGGCTTTGATGTGTATGCCCACGACCCGCATACTTCTGATGATTTGATAGAGTTTTTCGGTGCCAGACCTGTAAGCATGGAGGAGGTTCTGGAGTGCGATTGTGTTGTGCTCATAACTGACCATGATGAATATAAATCAATCACACCTGGAATGATCAAAAACAAAATATTCGTTTGTACAAGACCAGTTTTGAATCCTGATGATTTTAAAAGGGAAGGCGTTGTTTTTAAAGGAATTGGACGGCTTTAA
- a CDS encoding ATP-grasp domain-containing protein, translating to MKILVLEYITAMGIDDPSLWSEGQAMLDGFLEDFKDMDVDYLISLDQSISRNNYCNPVKLEGELMEWLDQNISNYDSCLVIAPEEDFILYDIVNFIEKKGVGIIGSSSDAVMICSDKFRMYESLKENVPIIKTEKVFFKDMDSYEPFNHKRILKPADGVSCSGVHVVNSKGEMKKAASLIETNLPYFIIQNFIEGTSASVSLISNGSEAVPLSLNLQDIHFSDEGINYNGGKVPLTHELEEEAKKVAKRAVESIDGLNGYVGVDMILGEEVHLVEINSRITTPYVALRRLLNFNLGDAILDSIYGGKLPKKINLSGTISFCKKYDVLKLEKIA from the coding sequence TTGAAAATACTTGTTCTTGAATATATCACAGCCATGGGAATTGATGATCCATCTTTATGGTCTGAAGGACAGGCGATGCTTGATGGATTTTTAGAAGATTTTAAAGATATGGATGTAGATTATCTCATATCTTTAGACCAATCTATTTCCCGTAATAATTATTGTAACCCCGTTAAACTTGAAGGAGAATTAATGGAGTGGTTAGATCAAAATATATCAAATTATGACTCATGTCTTGTAATAGCTCCTGAAGAAGATTTTATTTTATATGATATAGTAAATTTCATAGAAAAAAAAGGCGTTGGGATTATAGGATCAAGTTCAGATGCTGTAATGATATGTTCTGACAAATTCAGGATGTATGAGTCTCTCAAGGAGAATGTTCCCATAATTAAAACTGAAAAAGTATTTTTCAAAGATATGGATAGTTATGAACCCTTTAATCATAAACGGATTTTAAAACCTGCTGATGGAGTTTCATGCTCGGGTGTACATGTTGTAAACTCAAAGGGTGAAATGAAAAAAGCAGCTTCTTTAATTGAAACCAATCTTCCCTATTTTATAATTCAAAACTTTATAGAGGGAACTTCAGCCAGTGTGAGTTTGATAAGCAACGGCAGTGAAGCAGTTCCGTTAAGCTTGAACCTTCAAGATATTCATTTTTCAGACGAGGGGATAAATTATAATGGGGGGAAGGTGCCTTTAACTCATGAACTTGAAGAAGAAGCAAAAAAAGTGGCAAAAAGGGCTGTAGAATCAATAGATGGTCTTAATGGTTATGTTGGTGTTGACATGATTCTGGGAGAGGAAGTGCATCTGGTTGAGATAAATTCAAGGATTACAACTCCTTATGTAGCATTAAGGCGTCTTTTAAATTTTAACCTTGGTGATGCTATTTTGGATTCTATCTATGGTGGTAAATTACCTAAAAAAATTAATTTAAGCGGAACAATATCATTTTGTAAAAAATATGATGTTTTAAAGCTTGAAAAGATAGCATGA
- a CDS encoding hydantoinase/oxoprolinase family protein: MKIAGFDIGGANTDLAVVDFDDQGNITGIKTDFEYFPMWLKKDELGDALIRLLGDDLKDVDAVGICMTAELVDAYKTKREGVIDIAKKSKEAFPVPVGFIGVNGVLNFEELVERPDEVAAANWIATSKIAAEIEENCVMIDTGSTTTDIIPIKNGSECAKGRSDLERLKTGELVYSATLRTNLAAIVDKVPLGDDWVRVSSELFAATADIHTVLGNITEEDYSCSTSDGAGKSKEECMRRISRVICGDMDMLSESDIEKIAAYIYKRQAEKVAEALLEVCERENLTKVVTTGLGMDIVGAKAAEVAGLESKGMDTILKKEECVVAPAVGTALMIRDSLKD, translated from the coding sequence ATGAAAATTGCAGGATTTGACATAGGCGGAGCAAATACAGACCTGGCAGTGGTTGACTTTGACGATCAGGGCAATATAACTGGAATTAAAACAGATTTTGAGTATTTTCCAATGTGGTTAAAAAAGGATGAACTGGGCGATGCTCTTATACGTTTACTTGGAGATGATTTAAAAGATGTAGATGCTGTAGGTATATGTATGACCGCAGAACTTGTGGACGCCTATAAGACAAAAAGAGAAGGGGTAATTGACATTGCAAAGAAATCTAAAGAAGCATTTCCTGTTCCTGTAGGTTTCATAGGCGTAAATGGTGTTTTAAATTTTGAAGAGCTTGTTGAAAGGCCTGATGAAGTTGCTGCTGCAAACTGGATTGCAACGTCTAAAATAGCAGCAGAAATAGAAGAAAATTGTGTAATGATAGATACTGGAAGCACAACCACAGATATCATCCCAATTAAAAATGGATCTGAATGTGCTAAAGGTAGATCTGACCTTGAAAGATTAAAAACAGGGGAACTGGTATACAGTGCAACTCTCAGGACAAATTTGGCTGCAATAGTAGATAAAGTACCTTTAGGAGATGATTGGGTGAGGGTATCTTCAGAACTTTTCGCAGCTACTGCCGATATTCACACAGTACTTGGAAACATAACTGAAGAAGATTACAGCTGCAGTACTTCTGATGGGGCAGGAAAATCAAAAGAAGAGTGTATGAGAAGGATTTCAAGGGTTATTTGTGGGGATATGGATATGCTGAGCGAATCGGATATAGAAAAGATTGCAGCATACATCTACAAAAGACAGGCTGAAAAAGTAGCTGAAGCTCTTTTAGAAGTTTGCGAAAGGGAAAATCTTACAAAAGTTGTAACTACGGGGCTTGGCATGGATATAGTCGGTGCAAAAGCAGCAGAAGTAGCCGGACTTGAATCAAAGGGTATGGATACAATACTTAAAAAGGAAGAATGTGTTGTTGCCCCTGCAGTTGGAACAGCATTGATGATAAGGGATAGTTTAAAAGACTAA
- a CDS encoding CcdC protein domain-containing protein, with protein sequence MTVIVPDSNFMASPSFLIIIMLIIILQLRERKIKLRKLIIMPVILSIITIPMIYVEMYSVFNAAVIFVSILIGVLMGFLISRFMEVKMDENGSMIMKGSVIAVFLWAAIILVRIYGRNEISSMGLIDLNLLTAMFLIMAVGAMISRRIFIYWKYVNFKKNAALKQDLIN encoded by the coding sequence ATGACAGTGATAGTACCAGATAGCAATTTTATGGCCAGTCCTTCTTTTCTTATCATAATTATGCTGATTATTATACTGCAGTTACGCGAAAGGAAAATTAAATTAAGAAAATTAATAATTATGCCTGTAATTTTGTCTATAATTACAATTCCTATGATTTATGTTGAAATGTACAGTGTTTTCAACGCTGCAGTTATATTTGTTAGCATTTTAATAGGGGTATTAATGGGTTTTTTAATATCCAGGTTTATGGAAGTTAAGATGGATGAAAATGGCTCTATGATAATGAAGGGTTCGGTTATTGCAGTGTTTCTATGGGCTGCAATTATTCTAGTCAGGATATATGGAAGAAATGAAATTAGCAGCATGGGACTTATAGACTTAAACCTTTTAACAGCCATGTTTCTTATTATGGCAGTGGGAGCAATGATTTCCCGTCGTATATTCATTTACTGGAAATATGTAAACTTTAAAAAGAATGCTGCTTTAAAACAGGATTTAATTAACTGA
- a CDS encoding response regulator: MKKPVKVLLVEDNPADIRWTVEIFKEYHIPTEIRTVKDGAEALNFLYRKGKCKDNFNPDIIILDLYLPLINGHEILKRIKNDKNLNSIPAIILTASNSPEDVKIAYKNHVDCYISKPLDFRGLMKIIQHTGKFGLTVPSMLDISKCQACDIFRFKHYPV; this comes from the coding sequence ATGAAAAAACCTGTTAAAGTACTACTGGTTGAAGACAACCCTGCAGACATTAGATGGACAGTAGAAATTTTTAAAGAGTACCATATACCCACTGAAATACGCACTGTTAAAGACGGCGCTGAAGCATTAAATTTTTTATACAGAAAAGGGAAATGTAAAGATAATTTTAATCCAGATATAATAATATTAGACCTGTATTTACCTCTTATAAATGGACACGAGATACTTAAAAGAATTAAAAATGATAAAAATTTAAATTCAATACCTGCCATAATTCTTACAGCTTCAAATTCCCCTGAAGATGTTAAAATTGCTTATAAAAACCATGTAGATTGTTATATCTCAAAACCTCTTGACTTTAGAGGATTAATGAAAATTATACAGCATACTGGAAAATTCGGGCTTACAGTACCATCCATGCTTGACATATCTAAATGCCAGGCATGCGATATTTTTAGGTTTAAACATTACCCCGTTTAA
- a CDS encoding CDP-2,3-bis-(O-geranylgeranyl)-sn-glycerol synthase: MDASVISVLVLSAYVIYFMLPAYLANVSALVFGGGKPLDFGRNFRDGRRIIGNGVTWKGTIIGTLIGTFIGILQGSVSAYYGNIFSLIPGITIIQGPIPTSILQGAIVGLFLGGGALIGDAVGSFIKRRIGIERGKAAPFLDQLDFVIGALIFASLIVFIPLNMIIIILIISIVLHLLTNMIAYLIGMKDVWY, encoded by the coding sequence ATGGATGCAAGTGTTATCAGTGTTTTAGTTTTATCAGCATATGTAATATACTTTATGTTACCGGCATACCTTGCAAATGTTTCAGCATTAGTCTTTGGAGGCGGTAAACCACTGGATTTCGGCCGTAATTTTCGTGACGGTCGTCGTATCATAGGTAATGGAGTAACTTGGAAAGGAACTATTATTGGAACTTTAATTGGAACTTTTATAGGGATCCTTCAGGGATCTGTATCTGCGTATTATGGAAATATTTTTAGCTTAATACCTGGAATTACGATAATCCAAGGACCAATACCGACAAGCATACTTCAAGGTGCCATTGTAGGACTTTTCCTAGGAGGTGGTGCTTTAATTGGTGATGCAGTCGGAAGCTTTATAAAAAGAAGAATTGGAATCGAAAGAGGAAAAGCTGCCCCATTTCTAGATCAACTTGATTTTGTAATTGGTGCATTAATATTTGCTTCGCTTATAGTTTTTATACCATTAAACATGATTATAATTATACTTATTATAAGTATCGTTCTACATCTTCTAACTAACATGATTGCATATTTAATTGGTATGAAAGATGTTTGGTACTAA
- the tes gene encoding tetraether lipid synthase Tes, translating into MVIKKTKSLCPQCLSVVDAEVYEDNDKIMIKKECKEHGIFDSTYWGSDELYLKASESDHKGNGIVNPQTSSEKECPMNCGICKDHESQTILGLIDVTNRCNLKCPICFANAAVSNRLYEPTYEEIRGMLQTLRSNKPVPAPAIQYAGGEPTVRKDLVELIKLAKEEGFRHTQIATNGLRLARNPKLAKELKEAGLNTVYLQFDGVTEEPYLKTRNKDLLATKLKAIENCRSVDLGIVLVPTIVKGINDHQIGDIIKFAVENIDIIRGVNFQPVSFAGRTPADEVEEQRVTIPDFEKLVEKQTDSKIKVEDFHPASCVTPISEFIEAIEGEEQVIFTCHPHCGAATYVFIDDGEIIPITQFVDVDKFFKLLSKSAEDIKDGGLTGKAKTVARATLELPRTVDMSKSPSTVDIRSILTSVFKERSYSALGDFHHKTLLIGCMHFMDPWNFDQDRVKRCVIHYAVPDGRIIPFCSMNAVHREEIEKKFAIPFEKGNITGERLEGKSDLPSNKT; encoded by the coding sequence ATGGTTATAAAGAAAACCAAAAGTCTATGTCCTCAATGTCTTTCAGTGGTAGATGCTGAAGTTTATGAAGACAACGACAAAATTATGATAAAAAAAGAATGCAAAGAGCATGGTATTTTTGATAGTACTTATTGGGGTAGTGATGAACTCTACCTAAAAGCTTCAGAGAGTGATCACAAGGGTAATGGAATAGTTAACCCTCAAACTTCATCTGAAAAAGAATGTCCTATGAATTGTGGAATTTGTAAGGATCATGAAAGTCAAACTATTTTAGGTCTTATTGATGTGACAAACCGGTGTAATTTAAAATGTCCTATATGTTTTGCAAATGCCGCAGTTTCAAACCGTTTATATGAACCGACTTATGAAGAAATAAGGGGCATGCTTCAAACGTTAAGATCTAATAAACCAGTTCCGGCGCCTGCAATTCAATACGCGGGTGGAGAACCAACTGTAAGAAAAGATCTGGTTGAACTGATTAAGCTTGCAAAAGAAGAAGGATTTAGACATACTCAGATAGCTACAAATGGATTAAGGCTTGCGAGAAATCCCAAACTTGCAAAGGAACTCAAAGAAGCTGGTTTAAACACTGTTTATCTTCAATTTGATGGAGTTACAGAAGAACCATATCTTAAGACAAGGAACAAGGACTTACTTGCAACCAAACTTAAGGCAATAGAAAACTGTAGATCAGTAGATTTAGGTATAGTGTTGGTTCCTACAATTGTAAAAGGAATAAATGACCACCAGATTGGTGATATAATAAAATTTGCAGTTGAAAACATCGATATAATAAGGGGAGTAAACTTCCAGCCTGTATCATTTGCAGGTAGAACTCCGGCAGATGAAGTGGAAGAGCAGCGTGTAACAATCCCTGATTTTGAAAAATTGGTGGAAAAACAGACTGATTCCAAGATTAAAGTTGAAGATTTCCATCCTGCATCATGCGTTACTCCAATTTCAGAATTTATAGAAGCTATTGAAGGCGAAGAGCAGGTTATATTTACCTGTCACCCTCACTGCGGTGCTGCTACCTATGTTTTTATTGATGATGGCGAAATTATCCCAATTACACAATTTGTAGATGTGGATAAATTCTTTAAATTACTTTCAAAAAGTGCCGAAGACATAAAAGACGGCGGATTAACTGGAAAAGCAAAAACAGTAGCTAGGGCTACACTTGAACTTCCAAGAACAGTAGATATGTCAAAATCACCAAGTACAGTTGACATCCGATCTATACTGACTTCAGTATTTAAAGAGAGATCTTACAGCGCTCTTGGGGATTTCCACCATAAAACACTTCTTATTGGATGCATGCACTTCATGGACCCATGGAACTTCGATCAGGATAGGGTAAAAAGGTGTGTAATACACTATGCAGTTCCAGATGGAAGAATAATACCGTTCTGTTCTATGAACGCTGTTCACAGAGAGGAAATAGAGAAGAAGTTTGCGATTCCATTTGAGAAAGGGAATATAACTGGTGAGAGATTAGAAGGAAAATCTGATTTACCTTCAAATAAAACCTAA